The Candidatus Woesearchaeota archaeon sequence GGATCCTGTTCTCATTTGACAGGATCCTTTTCAGGAGATTGACAAGATTTGCCTTCCCCACTATGCTGTCTTCCATGGGTGGCATGATTATCGGCTATATTGATGTCATCATCCTCACTTTCTTTGTGACTTTGGATCAGGTCGGCATCTATAACACAGTCCTTCCCACGATATTGATGATCGGCTACCTGAACGGGGCCATTGTCACTGTCTTCCTGCCTATGGTTTCTGAGATGTGGGCAAAGAAGGATGTGGCAAAGATAAGGAAGGGCTTGTCCCTGATATACAAGTATTCGATACTGTTCACTGTTCCTTGTTCTATCCTTTCTTTCTTCTATGCTGATGTTATACTTGACCTGCTTTTCGGTCCTGAGTACATTGCCGGCGCCTTGGCAATGAAGATACTTTCATTCGGGGTCTGTCTTCTGGGTCTTTCTCTTGTAAATTTCTCTGTGCTTTCAGGCATCGGCAGGCCTGAAAAGGTCACAGTCATCAATCTTACTACAGCAGGCATCAACGCGGTTCTGAACATATTATTGATTCCATTTTATGGGATTGAAGGTGCTGCTTTGACTACAACACTGAGCTATCTTATAATGTTCTTATGGTCATATAATTCTGTTAAAAATTATCTAAATTTCAAGATATACCCAAATTTTGTCCTTAAGCTGTTTGGCATTTCTATAATTTTTGCTATATTGATTCTCTTTTGTCGGTCTTTTGGTCAAAATAAGGTATATACCATTATAGGGTTATTTGT is a genomic window containing:
- a CDS encoding flippase, coding for MKDYLKQGIRGSMFVLAASIGANVLGYFTRMFLARNLSLEDFGLFYSLLTFFMFIQLFADFGYGLTLAKYVPDFLARKKKRLSDSSFFHVFMIKMVLSLCFAAVLYLFSDWLALEYFGIRIVKRMIVLFIMILFANNILEFIFQVYISLQDMFKYSINYLASKALFLIFIIAFFDAGFNADALLPTYAYLMSLCLVLAGTVIPMYVSINPSRILFSFDRILFRRLTRFAFPTMLSSMGGMIIGYIDVIILTFFVTLDQVGIYNTVLPTILMIGYLNGAIVTVFLPMVSEMWAKKDVAKIRKGLSLIYKYSILFTVPCSILSFFYADVILDLLFGPEYIAGALAMKILSFGVCLLGLSLVNFSVLSGIGRPEKVTVINLTTAGINAVLNILLIPFYGIEGAALTTTLSYLIMFLWSYNSVKNYLNFKIYPNFVLKLFGISIIFAILILFCRSFGQNKVYTIIGLFVSCIIFIISLIITKTVKLQEITFFLSSFLSGFWKYFAFLLK